In Nicotiana tabacum cultivar K326 chromosome 19, ASM71507v2, whole genome shotgun sequence, one DNA window encodes the following:
- the LOC107820515 gene encoding uncharacterized protein LOC107820515, with protein sequence MTTFHNSFVCILHVILVCSLPLKITSSARTEAEALVKWKSNLSPASFLDSWSISSFRNLCNWTAIVCNTGGTLSEINLSDASLSGSLDELDFTSFPSITSFNLNGNNFSGSIPSNIGNASMLTFLDLSNNILEGLIPEEIGKLTQLEYLSLYNNSFNGVIPYQISNLQKVRYLDLGSNFLETPDWSKLRNMPLLTHMSFGYNELSLEFPEFVLRCHNLTYLDISINHLNGSIPETVFTNLDKLEYLNLSSNSFEGSLSPNFTKLSKLKELQLGINRFSGLVPDEIGLITSLEVVVLFNNSFQGNIPSSIGRLRNLQHLDLRKNRLNSTIPSELGLCTNLTVLALAENSLHGSLPPSFSSLTKLSELGLSDNILSGEISTYFITNWTELTSLQLQNNSFTGKIPPEISQLKSLKYLYLFHNNFTGSIPSEIGDLQNLLELDFSDNQLSGTIPPTIGNLTNLITLHLFRNVLNGTIPPEIGKLTSLQTLDINTNRLSGELPDITSDLSSLKLFSVYSNNISGSVPEDFGKNSPQLSSVGFSNNSFTGELPPGLCSQFALEEFTINGNKFSGKLPDCLKNCTELKRIRLEGNNLSGNLAEAFGVHPNLVFLSLIDNQFSGELSPEWGKCEKLTSLRMDGNKISGVIPAELGNLRELRVLTLEGNELTGEIPSELAKLGQLYNLSLSKNNLTGGIPQSVGNLTKLQYLDLSTNKLSGNIPVDVGKCESLLSLNLGNNSLSGVIPSELGNLMGLSILLDLSGNSLSGTIPQNLAKLTSLEDLNLSHNNLSGRIPPALSGMVSLQEMDFSYNEFSGPIPTDGVFQGAAAKSFLGNSGLCGNLEGLSSCNLATLDEKSRNKNQKVLIGVLVPVACLILLAIIFVACLVSRRKAKHYDEEIKASQMYENSESLIWEREGKFTFGDIVKATEDFNEKNCIGRGGFGSVYRAVLPSGQVVAVKRLNMSDSSDIPLTSRRSFENEIRTLTEVRHRNIIKLFGYCSKNGCMYLVYEYIEKGSLGKVLYDSEMVMELGWGTRVKIVQGIAHALAYLHHDCSPPIVHRDVSLNNILLESEFEPRLSDFGTAKLLASESSNWTSVAGSYGYMAPELALTMRVTEKCDVYSFGVVALETMMGRHPGELLISLSAATTLSSEILLKDVLDHRLLPPTGHLAEAVVFVITIAFACTRTTPEARPTMRSVAQELSAQTLPYLPQPLGSIEVSKLTSFQK encoded by the exons ATGACAACATTTCATAATTCCTTTGTTTGCATTCTACATGTGATACTTGTTTGTTCACTTCCATTAAAAATCACATCTTCAGCAAGAACTGAAGCTGAAGCTCTTGTCAAATGGAAGAGTAACTTATCTCCTGCTTCTTTCTTGGATTCTTGGTCCATTTCCAGTTTCAGAAACTTGTGTAATTGGACAGCTATTGTTTGCAATACTGGTGGGACACTTTCTGagatcaatctttctgatgcaAGCCTCTCTGGCTCTCTTGATGAGCTTGATTTCACTTCATTCCCGAGTATCACGAGTTTTAATCTCAATGGCAACAACTTCAGTGGATCCATACCTTCGAATATTGGCAATGCCTCTATGCTCACTTTCTTGGACCTGAGTAACAATATCTTGGAAGGTCTCATACCAGAAGAAATTGGGAAGTTAACACAACTTGAATATCTCAGTTTATATAACAATAGTTTCAATGGTGTTATTCCCTATCAAATTAGCAATCTTCAGAAGGTAAGGTACTTGGATCTTGGATCAAACTTCTTAGAAACTCCTGACTGGTCTAAATTGAGGAATATGCCTCTGTTGACACATATGAGCTTTGGTTACAATGAGCTGAGCTTAGAATTCCCTGAATTTGTACTCCGTTGCCATAATCTGACTTACCTCGATATATCAATAAACCATTTGAATGGTTCAATACCAGAAACAGTATTCACAAACTTAGACAAGCTTGAGTACCTAAATCTTTCATCCAATTCATTTGAAGGATCATTGTCACCAAATTTTACCAAGTTGTCCAAGTTGAAAGAACTTCAGCTTGGTATTAACAGGTTTTCTGGCTTAGTTCCTGATGAAATTGGTTTGATCACTAGTCTTGAAGTTGTTGTACTTTTCAACAATTCATTTCAAGGAAATATTCCATCTTCTATAGGCAGACTCAGAAATCTTCAACACCTGGATCTTCGAAAGAATCGTTTGAATTCAACTATTCCTTCTGAGCTAGGCCTTTGTACTAATCTTACCGTCTTGGCTCTAGCAGAGAATTCCCTACACGGATCATTGCCTCCATCTTTCTCTTCTCTGACCAAGTTATCTGAATTGGGGTTGTCTGATAATATTCTTTCTGGTGAGATCTCAACATATTTCATtaccaattggactgagctgacaTCTTTGCAGCTTCAAAACAATTCCTTTACTGGGAAAATTCCGCCTGAAATCAGTCAGTTGAAAAGCCTCAAATATCTTTACCTCTTTCATAACAATTTCACTGGTTCCATTCCCTCTGAGATTGGAGACTTGCAAAACTTGTTGGAGCTAGATTTCTCTGACAACCAGCTTTCAGGCACAATACCTCCAACCATCGGAAACCTAACCAATCTTATAACGTTGCATCTTTTTCGCAATGTTCTCAATGGAACCATTCCTCCTGAGATTGGGAAATTGACATCTCTTCAAACCCTTGATATCAATACCAAccgacttagtggtgagctgccggACATCACTTCTGATCTCAGTAGTCTGAAGCTTTTTTCTGTATATAGTAATAATATCTCAGGCAGCGTTCCTGAGGACTTTGGAAAGAACAGTCCTCAATTGTCCAGTGTCGGCTTTTCAAATAACAGCTTCACTGGTGAACTGCCACCTGGATTATGTAGCCAGTTTGCTCTTGAAGAGTTCACAATAAATGGGAACAAATTCAGTGGGAAGTTACCAGATTGCTTGAAGAATTGCACAGAGCTAAAAAGAATAAGGCTTGAAGGCAACAACTTATCTGGTAATCTTGCAGAGGCATTTGGCGTGCACCCGaatcttgttttcctttctctcATTGACAACCAATTTTCAGGTGAACTCTCACCTGAATGGGGGAAATGTGAAAAACTCACAAGTCTAAGAATGGATGGAAATAAAATTTCTGGTGTGATCCCAGCTGAGCTAGGGAATCTGAGGGAGCTGCGCGTGTTAACTTTGGAAGGAAATGAATTGACCGGTGAAATTCCTTCTGAACTGGCAAAGTTGGGCCAGCTCTACAATCTCAGTTTGAGCAAAAACAATCTTACAGGAGGAATCCCACAGTCTGTTGGAAATTTAACTAAGCTCCAGTATCTTGACTTGTCAACAAACAAGTTAAGTGGGAACATACCGGTAGATGTTGGGAAGTGCGAGAGCCTGTTGAGCTTGAATCTTGGCAATAACTCATTATCAGGTGTTATTCCCTCTGAACTTGGCAATTTGATGGGGTTGAGTATTCTTTTGGACCTCAGTGGCAATTCGCTATCGGGAACAATTCCACAAAACTTGGCTAAGCTGACCTCATTGGAGGATCTCAACCTCTCACATAACAACCTCTCAGGTAGAATTCCTCCAGCATTATCTGGCATGGTCAGTCTTCAGGAGATGGACTTTTCCTACAATGAGTTTTCAGGACCAATTCCAACCGATGGAGTATTTCAAGGAGCGGCTGCTAAATCTTTTCTTGGAAACTCTGGTTTGTGTGGAAATTTAGAAGGATTATCCTCGTGTAATTTGGCTACCCTTGATGAGAAGTCCAGAAACAAGAATCAAAAGGTCCTTATCGGGGTACTTGTACCGGTGGCCTGCCTCATACTTTTGGCAATCATTTTTGTTGCATGCCTTGTATCTCGAAGGAAGGCTAAGCATTACGATGAGGAGATCAAAGCCAGCCAGATGTATGAGAATTCAGAGTCTCTCATTTGGGAAAGAGAAGGGAAGTTTACATTTGGTGACATTGTGAAAGCTACTGAAGATTTCAATGAGAAAAACTGCATTGGAAGAGGAGGCTTTGGAAGTGTTTATAGAGCAGTTTTGCCATCTGGGCAGGTTGTTGCAGTCAAAAGACTCAACATGTCAGACTCAAGTGACATTCCTTTGACAAGTCGTCGAAGCTTTGAGAATGAGATTAGAACTTTGACAGAGGTGAGACACAGGAATATAATCAAGCTCTTTGGTTACTGTTCCAAGAATGGGTGCATGTACTTGGTTTATGAGTATATAGAAAAAGGTAGCCTCGGGAAAGTTCTATATGACAGTGAGATGGTTATGGAACTAGGATGGGGTACAAGAGTGAAAATTGTGCAAGGAATAGCACATGCACTTGCTTACTTGCACCATGACTGCTCCCCACCCATCGTGCACCGTGATGTATCGCTGAATAACATCTTGCTTGAGTCAGAGTTCGAGCCACGACTCTCTGACTTTGGCACAGCAAAGCTGCTAGCTTCAGAATCATCAAATTGGACTTCAGTTGCTGGTTCTTATGGCTACATGGCACCAG AGCTTGCCCTTACAATGCGCGTTACAGAAAAATGTGATGTTTATAGTTTTGGAGTTGTGGCTTTGGAGACTATGATGGGAAGGCATCCGGGGGAGCTTTTAATATCATTATCAGCAGCAACAACTTTGTCTTCAGAAATTCTTTTGAAGGATGTTCTTGACCACAGACTTCTACCACCCACTGGCCACCTGGCAGAAGCAGTGGTTTTTGTAATCACGATTGCTTTTGCATGCACACGTACCACTCCTGAGGCACGACCAACCATGCGTTCTGTAGCACAAGAATTATCTGCTCAGACTTTGCCTTACCTTCCACAGCCATTGGGGTCAATAGAAGTGAGCAAACTAACAAGTTTCCAGAAATAG
- the LOC142173476 gene encoding uncharacterized protein LOC142173476, producing MGLNDSYSQARSQILMMKPLPTVNQAYAMLMGDESQRVVAASVGVLGPPPIVNANTYDSTTLYSAKSNSNPKFRKNYNVQCEFCKMKGHSEENYYKIIGYPYDYKFKKKGRARAHNVKLLKTTRYKVHASSAASQVQGAANAKSSSEGGTTIAFLAYSNPHEWIIDTGATNHMVSDINLLTKTSSTAPTNPKKVLLPNGDVTQDLFSGMVREIGRERDGLYFLQNHGSNKLTAISLASAGIKSSRNNSTIDKYGIIHQKTYAYTPLQNRVAERKHMHILELFTSSTECQLLFLMVCLPFELLYDQEHTLEHLRVLGCLCYAKQVQEIDKILPRAKSIVLMGFSDTQKGYMLLDLATNCFFINSDVSFREDIFPFKESQSSPPPMFLSSDSPSYGEAYISTPYEINSLGQTPSPSTSISLRLEDNNSKKEHSVQPPSASEGVSASLPSVDQNSTVLRRSLRTKQAPIWLKDFVTLPSHKSVPYSIASYISYDGISPKYQCYLAAFSSIVEPTTFEEAVKDSRWVDAMQAEIAALESNHTWDAVPLADDKVPIGCK from the exons ATGGGCCTAAATGATTCTTACTCACAAGCTCGTAGTCAAATTCTTATGATGAAGCCCTTACCAACAGTAAATCAAGCTTATGCAATGCTCATGGGTGATGAGAGCCAAAGAGTTGTAGCTGCCTCGGTTGGAGTATTAGGTCCTCCTCCTATTGTGAATGCAAATACATATGATTCTACAACACTCTATAGTGCTAAGTCCAACTCTAATCCAAAGTTTAGAAAGAATTATAATGTTCAGTGTGAGTTTTGCAAAATGAAAGGTCATAGTGAGGAGAATTATTACAAAATAATAGGATATCCCTATGATTATAAGTTCAAAAAGAAAGGGAGAGCTAGAGCACACAAT GTCAAGTTGCTGAAAACTACCAGGTACAAGGTTCATGCTAGCTCTGCTGCTTCACAGGTTCAAGGTGCTGCAAATGCAAAGTCATCATCTGAGGGAG GTACTACCATTGCTTTTTTGGCATATTCTAATCCACATGAATGGATCATTGATACAGGAGCCACAAATCATATGGTGTCAGATATTAATCTATTAACCAAAACCTCATCAACTGCACCCACTAATCCCAAAAAAGTTCTATTGCCTAATGGAGATGTCACTCAA GATCTCTTCAGTGGCATGGTGAGAGAGATTGGTAGGGAGAGAGATGGACTGTATTTTTTGCAGAACCATGGTTCCAATAAGCTCACTGCAATCTCTTTGGCTTCTGCTGGAATAAAGTCAAGCAGAAATAACTCTACCATTGAT AAATATGGTATTATTCATCAGAAGACTTATGCATATACCCCTCTACAAAATAGAGTCGCTGAGAGGAAACACATGCATATTCTTGAG CTATTTACATCATCAACAGAATGCCAACTTCTGTTCTTAATGGTTTGTCTCCCATTTGAGCTGCTATATGATCAAGAACATACTCTGGAGCATCTGAGAGTTCTTGGATGCTTGTGTTATGCCAAGCAAGTTCAAGAAATAGATAAGATTCTTCCCAGAGCTAAATCTATTGTTCTTATGGGCTTTTCTGATACTCAAAAGGGCTATATGTTATTGGATCTTGCCACTAATTGCTTCTTCATCAATAGTGATGTCTCTTTCAGGGAGGATATCTTCCCTTTTAAGGAGTCTCAATCCTCACCTCCACCTATGTTCTTGTCTTCTGATTCTCCTTCTTATGGTGAAGCCTACATCTCAACTCCATATGAGATTAATAGCTTAGGGCAGACACCTTCTCCTTCTACTTCTATTAGCCTGAGACTTGAGGATAATAACTCAAAGAAGGAGCATTCAGTGCAGCCTCCTAGTGCCTCTGAAGGGGTGTCAGCTTCCTTGCCTTCTGTTGATCAGAACTCCACTGTCCTGAGAAGATCCTTGAGGACAAAACAAGCTCCTATCTGGTTGAAGGACTTTGTGACACTTCCAAGTCACAAATCTGTTCCTTATTCTATTGCCAGCTATATCTCCTATGATGGTATTTCTCCCAAGTACCAATGTTATCTAGCTGCCTTTTCTTCTATCGTAGAACCTACTACATTTGAAGAAGCTGTTAAGGATTCCAGGTGGGTAGATGCAATGCAAGCTGAAATTGCTGCTTTAGAATCCAACCATACTTGGGATGCGGTGCCTTTGGCTGATGACAAAGTACCTATTGGATGCAAGTGA